The genomic region AGTCCTGTgagcctctgcctgctgcacGGGCCTTCACAagcagcctctctgctgccccATTTAAGATGTACCACATTAAtcctgttgatttttttaatatgtggcCTTCAGAGTGCTGGCCATAGTTCTGAAAGGCTGATTTAATGTCACAATAATCTTAAATCAATTCCTGTGAAAGGACTTACCTCCCCACACTGTGGGAACATACTAAAGGAGACTGGCAGCATCCCTGCTAGGACTGACATAATCACAAACATCCTCACAGGACCCAAAGCACGAGGATTTTTAACAAATCTTCCTCTGTCCAAGACATTGAAAAAAGTATGTCAGTGTATTGAAAACTAATCTGACAGTGACACAAAAAGCATTAGCTATTATTTTACTGAAAGTAGTAATAATCTAGGCTTATGGTTCCTAAACATGTTTCCTTATTGAATTTCCTATGGTCTTACTCTTAACTTCCTGTGCTTTCCCTTTGTTTTGTGCTTGCCTGCAGCATTTTCCAAGCTCAGACTGtcaagattaagaaaaaaagcagcaagaacaaAGTGACAAAAGGAGAGAAAGTACATTCGTGCTTTAAAGTGGCTCAGTTCCTTCATTAAGATTTTTCTTGCATTACCTTCTTTCCTTACACATTCTGTTCCTGTGGGCAGCCCTATTTTACCTTGTGCAAAAATTTTTTACTTGACATATagatataaaattttattttacatctgCATTTGTCTTCTGGTAACAGGAGTCCCTTAAGCTGATAGGGAATCAATTTAGGCAATACCAAATTACCTGACAGAGACGATCCCCACCTGTATTATTTACATGACAAAAAGCTCAGGGCAGGCTAAGAACCCTCTCATAAAGCATACAATGTATTCTTCTTAGGATACAGGgatttaaaatgttgaaaagcAAGAACATGTTTTACAACAGGTGGAAAACTATTAGGAAGTTGGGATCCAGCTTTAATTGCAAATTCAAGTGCCAAATTACCTCTTCAGAAATACAAACCTAAGCTAAGTGCTGTAAACAACCTTGATACAGACATTGAAACTCAAATCTTAAATTAGGGAACTGGAGGTGGGTAGGTGCTGGAAAAACAGCCTGTCAGGAGAGCACAAAcatgtttgtttgtgtttttactgcatggaagcagagaggaaaacctCATTCCTACAAACCCTGGAGCATGGGTTAGACATAACCAGATTCACTTAATGATCTCAAAGAatcacagcagctgaacagcaaCTTCCCACATCATCACTTCCACCAAGGCAAGCAATACTGCAAACCCAAGGGAAAACCTGGCAAATGGTGACAGCCAGACTGAAAAGCAGAGTCCCACTGCCCAGgcaccccagcccctgcagtgcctcTCACCTCTGCAGACAGTACATCAGCACTTCTGGCAGGAAGAATGTTGTCCCAAACAAGACTGCTCTGGACAATGCTGTTTCCATAACAGCCTTCAGGGAGAGAGCAAAACAAGTGGTGTCAAAAGAATGTTCTGGGCAGCTTcaagcactgcctgctgccctgACTGCTTTTTTGTCTTACACTCTGGACTTGAAAGCAACAGGTTAATGAGGGATAACAACAATTATTACAGGAATTCTTTCTTAAATGGAAACTCAGAGACAAATACTCTGCTTATGACTGagaaattcctttaaaataaggTGAAACTACTGATGAGATCTCCTGCCATGATAATAATTTTGCTAAGACTGGCTTTTGAAAGTTGTGCTGAACTTCATACAATTGGTTATACCTTCTGGACATCCCAACTAGCCTGTGTTAAATCTTAAGTTCTCTCTCCAGCTGTACCCAAATCCTTATGCTCATGCAGTTCTTTCCACAATACAGGGCTTTTCTCTGAGGTGTCCCTTCAAAAGATCCAAGAGTCTTATCTCCTTCTGGAGGTGACCAGAGCAAACAGAAATGTCTGTGCCAGTGTCTCTGGTCCTTAGTATACTGGTGTGGGGAGGCAGTCAACCCTTGGTGACACTGAAGTTGTGGAACCTGGTTCCAGAGACCTAATCCAAGCCTGCCCAAAGATTCAGCACCTGATGTGGAATTCCTTATTCAATATATCCAACCCTATCTAGTCTCAGCATCACATTCTGCTCTTAGCAGGGAATGAAAGGCAAGTCAAAAAAGTTCTCCACCCCCTCACCTACCTTCTCACCAGCCTTCTTAGACACTCCTATAACCTTGCCATTCCTGTCCATCACTTCTATCCCATTATCAAATTCTGGGCTTCTCACCATCGCCACGGTAAATGCACTTGTCAGACCTGCAGGGGTAAAGGGCACTTTGCTTTAATAGATCCCAAAGGACTGCCTCATAGTAACATTCATAATGATGTGCATTTTACATTTCCAGTTCAACACTTCACATCTGAATAACATGACAGCTGAAAAAATACTGCCCCATGAAAATCTACTCGGGATCTGAATCTCTGTTTCAGAAGCTTGAGAGAGACTGCAAGGCTTCAGACCTAAAAGATGCTTTGTCATTATGGATTCAGAGCTTTAAAATCATTTCCATCCAGCTCAAACCACGAGTGCTTTGTCTTAAGAGAAAGTGGAGGGATTTCTGTTGTGGTTAGGTTTTGTCCTGCTCAGCATAAAATCCAGCACAGAAGACAAAATCCTGAAAGGaacaaacagcatttcagaaaaggtTGCATCCTGCATTGAAAGGAAGGGCACAGACTGTCAATCTGACCTTGCTTGAAAGAAGAGTTTGCTCTTTTTATTAGTTTTTGGTAGAGCTATTCCATAAAGACATTAGTGTACCAGAGGACACTTTGCAAATGGCTGGACTAACACTAATCAATTACCTTCAGGCTTTTCTCTACATTTAAGAAAATGGAAGCACATTTAACACCTGCTCCAAGGAAACAAGCCAGAAACCTCTAATGTACTTCAGAAAGATCTGAGTAGGCATCTCACATAACTTGAAACAGAGGAGATGATGCATTTTAATTGTATCAATTTTTCCctaagaaaggcaaaaaatttCTATTATGGCAATAGAAACATAATTAATGACATTAAATAGTTAAACTTGTCCTGGTGCAACTTcaccctggcagcagagctgttgcaGTAATGAACAGCTCTTTCCTTGTAGGATTAATAACACCCTGCTGGAACAAGTCTCCCTTTCTGCACTCCCAGAGCGATGTTGCACTCTGGTGTCACACATGTGCCACACCAGGTCACGtcagtgccactgctgctgccctcctgaTGTGTTCAGGTGCTTTCAGGTATGTGTACAAAGCTCACAGgagtgctctgcagctctgaaacTAAAACCAGTAAGAATCCAGTGAGGTCGGGGATGCTGCACAGTGAGAGTTGTCTCCCACAGAAAGGAGGGGACCAGCAAAGGCAGTCAGAGAAGAAACAGAGACCACACCTGtgcaaaagcaagaaaactctACAGTCAGACAGGAAAATGGTGCACAGTTTGTTCCCACTCACcaagcagaggagcaggcagcagttTTCTGACCACAAGCTGCATTAATGAGTTCTTCAACGCGTAACGATTCATGAAGACAAGAGGGAGAGCCTAAGGCATGAAGAGGAAACAGGCCACTGAAAAAATGTGCAGCATTTCAGTGTAACAGGTTAGGAAAATCAATCTGTGACTTGGTTACCAtctatgaaaataaacaaatgcttTGGTTTAACATTCCAACAAAATATACAACTTCTCTAGTTAATGAAGGTGCTTGTAATCACTCTTTTAGATAAGAATGCAAAACATTGTGATAAAAAAAGCATTCAACATTATTATGtagaggagagcagcagtgtgaatacaaagacagaaaaaagaaaattattaccTCTGACTAATATTCCTTGGACATTCATCCAACTGCATTGTGTCACACATTTCTCTCTCCCCCAAACAGGAAATCTGGtttacttctgtatttttcctgcttctctgcagtTTCAGCCCAATTCTATATTCCCATAACACACTTGCAGGAAGTTTCATGTAGGAATAAAGGGCCAGGACACCAGCTGACCCTCAGAGACTGCCCTGAAGGACAAAGGGAAGCACTCCCATGATGAcccacaggcagggctgcctccCCAGGTTTCTGTAAGGCCTGAGCAATCCTGGCCAGCTGTTTTGCCCTGCAGTGGGCAGAGGTGAAACTCCTCTAACAGAAGCAAGAACAATCCCATTTTTCTGCCAGAAGCTTATGAAAATCACTGCTTTGTGGTGGGGGGTGAGGAGAGGCATTACAGAGACATCTACACTTGTGATGATTGTCATGATGATTCCTGAGCTCATTCTGATGTAACAAACTCCAGAAACCAAAACCTCCTATTCCAGCAGAGAGTACAGGGTCAGCTCCCTTCTGGAAGACTAATTTCCCTGCATGCAGTGCAGTATTTTTATGGCTATGTTCCTGAGATTTGAGCAAACATTGTCCAGTACTGATGCTTGCAGACCTCACCACTTGTTTGGAGTTAGATCTCTTCCACAGCACCACATGAAAAATCAGCTACAACAGTGGCTCACCCTGTGTTTATGAACACTGGCCAGCTCCTCTCACTCCTCTCACTACCTGTTTGCTAAACTtgcaaaacaacaaagaaattgACACAAGAGGAAGCATGAGGGGAAGCCAAGCAAAATAATGGCTGACAGATGATCAGAAAATATTCTTATCCTGAACAGTTCTGTGGCAAGACATCAGAGCAGAACACCAGAGCACAGTCCTGAAGGATATGTGGCACTGTGGATATCCTGAAGGATATCTGGCACTCAGTGCCAACTCCTTCTCAGGAGAGCTTGTAAGGAAAGCAGTCATTGAGCAAATACTTACACCAACACAGGCTGAATAGGAAATGGCTCCCAAGCCAAGCAAGAGCTGCTTTTGCGGAAGTGAGTATTCCTAAGGACAGAAAAACCACACTGCATAAATACATTGTAAAACACTTCAAATCAAGTTCAAAATGGCATCTGCATAATGAAGAggattacaaaaataaaaatcaatactCACTTCAGCCTTTGGGGTGCCATTTCCATTTACCAGAGTGAATGCTGTGGTGTATGTGTGAAACACAAACTGCAGAAACAAGAGATTGTAAGAAAAGTTGAATTCAGGATTGAGACTAGAAGAGCTGTAAAAGTAGAAAGAAAGAGGCAATTACCTGCCAAAAAAAAGAATGTCTTGCGTGGCGCTGAACAGATGAAACGATGACCTAAGAGGAAAACGCACAAGAAAATGAGGCTTGAAGAGTGTGGAGGTTTTTGgtgcaggagcaccaggagaacTGCTGAGGTAccactggcagcagtgccaaaggCCATCAGCCCTGGTTCCAGGCTGTAACATTCTCTTGTTCTAGATTTttgaggctgaacagaccaCACCTTGCCTTGCTCTCATTGCTGAGTGATCTCACCTTGCATCAGAAAGCTGTCCTCACACATGAACAGTCTCTTggaatgctgctggagaagggtAACCAACAGCTTTGGACTTCCAGGGAGATTCTTTAAGAGCTCGATTTCCAGGTTACTTCCCATACAACAGATGTCTTTCAAACAGCTTGTGCTGAAGCTACAATAAAGCCCCAAAACTTCCATTCCCTCCCTCCAACCCCTGGCTATGGACAACGGAAGCCTTGCTGGATGCACACTGGCATCTGTCACTATTACTCACCAAGGGAAGAGTTATGGGCATGAAAgctaaaaagaaagaaaactttatttcagtaaaaataacaTCTCTGAGTGTAGATGGATGGTCTAGAGCAGAAAATTCCCCTAACTTCATCTCCAAGTAAAACACTGCCCACAAACCCCAGCATCACCATTAACTTCAGCCCTAAGCTTTATCTCTCACTCTTGGCTCAAGGAAGCCACAATCCCTGCTCAGATTTCACAGCCAAAAGGAGCCCTCATGaattcccctccccagggctgcttgGAAACCAAATAACTGAAGACAAGTTCAGCCCTCTGTTCAAAAAGAGAGGTGTAACAAAAGCTGCCACAGTTTTGAGTGGAGATAATAAACAGGAGATAATGAGTACAGAGCCTCAGTGTGGTTCTCTCTGATTAACAGCTGTGCTGCCTAAACAAACCCCAAGCACGCCTGATCTGTCACCAGAATGTAAATTTATCCAGCAGCCATCAAGGGAAAAACTTAAATTACAGCAGACAGTTAAACgtggagggatttgggaactCATTCTGCAGTAACAAGAAGCAGAGACTGATCAGAGTGTTTCCATCTAGATGAGCAGATTATCCCAGGGAGAAATTCCTCAGCAGGACCATAGGAATAAATCAATCTTCCATACATTTAACAATGCAACTAAGAGAAGAGTCTGCTTGCTTTTCTATGTGGAGAAGAGTGTCACTGTGGTATCACAGCAGCTGTTCACCATGAGCTATTCCTCCCTGATGCTTCAGTCACACACATAAAATTAGGGGAACCCACCTGGAGGCCTAAACAAAACAGGAATTATCTTGTCTGTGTCAGGATGTACGCTggacttggaaagaaaaaaaaaagcaaattagaaCATCTTTGCCATACTtgaataaggggaaaaaaataatctaaatatttTGTAAACTTACCAGGCTTAGCAAGAAGGCTTTTTTAGTCTACAACAGTTGGAAAATTAGGttaataattaaatttcagAAGAGGCAGGGTAAAATCTTCTTTCTAAAATTATTCTATGTCTTTTTCTAATCACTTCCTTTTATACAAagtatatttgtatatatatatatttgtataatacatatatttatatattcctTTAATTATATTCTTCCcctaaaatttctttccttataCTCCCTGTTGAATATAAAGCATTCACATCCCATGAGCTGTGTAACAGCACCAAAGCACACACTAGGGCAGAACagaaggtttattttaaaaaggtaaaactAGTAAACATTTTAAACCATAAAACAACAATTGAATATGGATAAACACTTATGTTAAGACTTTAACTGCAGTCCAAAATACCTGATTATTCTGTATGGGCTCACTTAGGGTCTTCTCATTGAGTAGTATTGATAACCTGGTTCTTTGTATTTCATTCTgtatttgagagaaaaaaataaaacaaaacaaacaaaaccatctcAGTTTCAATATTTTAAGTGCAATACATCAGCTATAAAACAAACCTAGAAGCTAATGATGTATCTGTTCCTTGCAGTGAAAGCAAGAACACTCCTAGACACAATGAATTCACGATCACAGATTTTAAACTATTGGGATAATTCaactgctggcacagcagggctgctgagatGGCTGTGCCTAGAAATGTCCCTTGGTTTATGTAATCAGAAGTGCACACCCGTGGGTTTCTGTTTATCCTAGGACTGTGGAATGGTCCggcttgggagggaccttaaagccatccagtgccacccctgacaagggcagggacaccttccactgtcccaggctgctcccagccctgtccagcctggccttgggcactgcagggatccaggggcagccagagctgctctgggcaccctgtgccagggcctgccaccctcacagggaggaattcctttcAGCTACACAATCTGAACCTCCTCTGACactttaaagccattcccttgTCCCAGCACTCCGTGCCCTTGTCCTaagcccctccccagctctctgcagcctctttAGGCAGCGGAACATGACATCCACCGCTACATTCCTCATGAATTCCCttctccacagcagccctgcggtgatcccattccacccccggcccagccacagcccctcAGGCCGCCCGCTCATCTCGACCTTCCCGCGCTACTCACGGAGGACTTGAACAGCAGCAGCGGATCCAAGGCGTCCGCCCAGAGGAGAAACCTCTGGAAGAAAGACTGAGGGAGACACGTTGGAGGCGTTATTCCGGACCGTCCCTAACACGACCCGTGCCCCCTCCCGGCCGCGGTGCCCACCTGCCCCTCCGCCCTCCAGAAGCGCAGGTTGGCGTCCATGGAGCCGCGGCACCGGAAGCGCCGCCGGGCCCGGTCCGGTGCCGCACGCTCCGCCcggccgcggagccgccgcgccGGGGCCCCGCTCCCCGCAGCGCGCTGGCGAGAGGCCCCACgggcttttcccttcccagcaggttCCCgggaaggcaaggcaaggcCCCACgggcttttcccttcccagcgGGTTCCCgggaaggcaaggcaaggcCCCACgggcttttcccttcccagcaggttCCCgggaaggcaaggcaaggcCCCACGGGCTTTCCCTTCCCAGCGGGTTCCCgggaaggcaaggcaaggcCGGGTGAAGGTCGGGGTGTCGCAGCCCCGCAGGCACAACCCGGCCACTTTGGTGCGGCAAATGAaataaacagggcaggagatctttctccttttaatgcctttattaaaaatcagctcGGGTGGGAAGAACCGACACGGCGCCGCTGCTTCCAGGAGTGGCACgaggaggaggaaaagtgcAGCTGTGACCGCtggtctgcaggcagagctggggcttctGTTCCTCACGAGAGCACCAGGAGATTCCACTTTTTCGGTTTGACATTCGAGGTCCTCTTTCCAGCCGACATCTTTTTAGGTTAGGGTGAGGGCTAAAAAGGGTCTTAGCGGACACTGGATTCTGTTCCTCGCGTCTAGACATCGCTTCGATCCCTCAGTTCTGTTGTTTCTAGGGGGTTTTAGCTAGGTTTGGTGAGGGGCCTCTTCATTTGCATGCCAACCCTGATGTCCCCTCCTCTTCACTGTCCTGGGCGCCatcctccaggaagcagcaaGGTCTTACTCgacaaaaaaaggagaattcccAACCATCAACAACAGGTAGTTAACGAAAAACTATTAACAACAGGGACTACAACAACAAACAGTTAgaactccaccctggcagcaactgGCCCAACCTGTGAACTCtgcaatctttaaaaaaaaaatgggcaacTTTTCTACTCATAACACTAAATACCGGGTTAACTGGGAAAAACCCATGGTTACAttcccaaaacaaccaaacaccCGGACTGAAAAGATTTGCAGCTAGTGGAACCCGGAGCATCAGCACCAGCACCGCTTCAGTCTCAATTTTACATCCTTTGTTACAGCATTGATCCTTGTTATAAAGCTAACTCAGGGCTCAGCCACCTTGTGCTTCTTTGCTCAGAGGGTCAGAagatgaaaaacagaaacacacacagtgTTGTATTGATCTGTGCAGCCCCCCAGGACTTTATGTCCATGGGCTGCTCCCCATGGCACCTGTGAGCTGCTGTCGGAGCTGCTGAGGCAATGAACACATTCAGTTCCttccagagagagagaaagagaaagaaaagcaaagcaccaCGCCTGCTGCTAGGCCACGttaagattattttattatagCTAGAGAGATGCTACATCAGTTTCAAGCAGTACAAGAGTCAAGCAAATTCAAGTGAAAGAAACTTTGCCATTACGCTCCAATAAGTGCACTACGGGGGTTCATGTTTTTACCATCTcccaaacaaaattaaagttCATGCTTGTTAGTGCTCCTGAGtagctgcatttctgttttaaatggCACACATTTACATTCTTTCCATGTTTTAGTGCATTTACACACAAAAccaatgattttaaaattacttttacttATTACATTCATCTCTTCCTCTgcaaaaatcattaaaaacaaaccatgtATCAAAATTCTAtccttgtattttttctttttttttttttaacggaCTTTTACGTTGtgtgagaaaatgaaatgcaggaaTTTTTCTGGTCCAAAACTAGATAAAGGGAAAAGCCAGTGGAAGACAACTGTAACTTGTGTACTCATCACATTCAGGAAGATGATTAATGGTCACAGAAATCCATGAAACTGAAGTTGCAGAAGGCAGGGGGGAAAGCCTTAGTTTTACCCTTTTTAAAGCAAGACAAGGGAGTcagtaaatatttcagcatttaatttcttcttaaacatgagaaaatgacagcttttatttttattattaatttttacaaTCACAGCTGTTTTCCGAATGTCTTCAGTAGACAAAACTAAAGAATTTTATCCATATATTTGAGTGTTTAGTAATGcactttttcaaaatattctttggAACCTTCTGGGCTTGGTTTGATCtgtcaagaaaagaaagttaagTTATTACTTGGAACAGGTATGataaaaaaaacacagatttgATACTTTATCCAAGAAAATACATGCATACTTTATAAAAACAGTGATCTGTTTATTGATTGGTTGAAAGTTGGTTGGAAGACAAAAGCCTAGATCATGTACAAGTCCTACTTGAAAATTGTAAGTATAAACcacatttttcctcttaaagTAAAAAGTAAGtaattaagtaattaaaaactCTGAACTCAGTTAACGTATAAACcacatttttcctgttaaattACAATGcattaagtaaataaaaaatctcAACTCAGCTAACATATAACCCAtgtttttctgttaaattaCAATGCATTAAGTAAGTAAAATATCTGAACTCACCTAACATATAAACCATGTTTTTCTGTTAAATACAATGCACTAAGTAAGTAAAATATCTGAACTCGGCTAACATATAAAccacatttttctgttaaattacAATGCGTTAAGTAAGTAAAAAATTTGAACTCAGTTAATGGAGAGTCCAAGTCAAGTTTGGAGTTTTGAACACAATTTGCATCTCCTAAAAGGAAACCAGTaactttcttcacagaaatCCCACACTTACTATCAGACAAACAGACTAAACTGGCCCAACCGATAACAGCTTTGTGTTCAGAcaacaggcacaggcacagtgAATCACCTCACATCCGAGTGGATCCAGCCCTCCAGACAAGCACCAGTGGCTGTCTTTAGGAGGATGCATTTAGCCCTGAGCAGGCACTCACCGTGGGGGAGTTTGGAATCCAGTCAGCCGGGCACACCTCGCCGTGTGTCTCCACGAACTGGAAGGCCTTGACCAGGCGCAGAGTCTCGTCCACGCTGCGCCCCACGGGCAGGTCATTGACACTCAGGTGCTTGATGATCCCGTTTGGGTCAATGATGAACAGACCTCTGCAATGGAGCAGTTCAGGCAAGGCAAATCAATTTCCCAGGCCAAACACAAGGGACTGGGCGCACAATTTCAGCAGTGACACACGTCAGTTAGGAGGGAACTGCAGCATTTGGTATCTTGTTTGTCAGCAAAGCAATCCACCACTGCTGTGGTACTGGGAAATTACAAAGTATGTATGGAGACTATTCAATCTAGGCAGAGGGAACAAAGGGAGAACTCAGTGTTCCACCTGTACTTCAAAACTGAAAGCTGACATCCTGCCCATGTCTTTTTGGTCAAATCTGTAGGTGCTGAGTGAAGAGCTGCTTGTGCATTATGCTACTAAATTAAATCCCGTTGGTTTTCACAAATGCTTGTATGCAAAGTCCCAATCTTACCATACTAATTAACTTAATCTCTCAGTAAACAAATGCCTAAAGTTCCTGATCCAAAGAGATCAGGAACTGAAGGTCTCCAGAAGACTCCTATCCAATCAACTGTTTCTCAGGGACtactatggaaaaaaattatcagaaattGCCCTTCTATGGACATGGAGTTAGGGACATGGAGTTCTCTGGCTTTTCCCTCACACATTTTCAGAGAGGCCTGGAGCCATTCTCAGCTTCATGCCCAAAATGAGCAGGTGGcatccagcctttcctcaggGTGTCATCCAgccatcctgcagcagaagACATCTCCCAGTCTTCATCTGCCAtttccctgcaggaggggacagcgTGCCTTATGTTGGTTACACTGGGttgtgtcccagcacagcagtcCAGCCTTACCTCAGTGCTATGCCAGgtccttccagcagcaccccaTAAGAACGGGAGATCTCCTTTGTGAGGTCTGACAGAACTGGAATATTCATTTTGCCCAAACCGCCGCTCTAGAGGACAGAGAAAGATTTCCCTTGGTTACAAAAAGCTCCATAGGATGATCCTCCCTGAGTGCTGGATTCCATGTTCTTGAGGGCACAGTaacaacaaaacacaaccaaGGCATCTGCTCCATGAAAAGAACCGAGTGTGTGTGGTGttgcttgggtttgttttgtttgtttgttttaaagtagTCAAGAACAGTTTATGTCTTTAGAAAGTGAAAATTTCTCTTGCACTGAGCATTTTAGAATTGCTGATTTTGGTGGTAAGAGGCTACCAATGGCAACAGCCATACATTTCCAGAAAAACTTCCTTTGTATCTTATTCAGGAGCTTTGAATACAAAAATTTCTACTGCATATTTAAGTGTTCAGAATTAAACAGGATGAACatggtggggagggaagggaaacaaACCTGTGAACAAACAAACTTTGGAGCACAcatctgatgaggagcagctgaagatatgtagcctggagaaaaggagacgCAGGAGTGACCTCTACAACTACTTAAAAGTGGGTGTAGCCAGGTAGGGGTAAGCCTattctcccaggtaacaagggacaggacaaaaggaaatgatgtcaaattgcaccaggggaggtttatatcgaatattttcaaaaatttcttcacagaaaggactgtcaggcattggaagagACTTCCCAggacatgggaaaaaaaacatgtgAATGCAACACTTGAGGTCATAgttagtggtgaacatggtgaTGGTGAGTTCATCATCTCTTCATCATCATGAGACTACATGATCCCAGAGGTCTTCTGCAATCTTAAAAATTCTGATTCCAAACACAATGCTCTTACCCACACACTAAGTATGTCAGAGTTCTGCTGCTTTATTCAGTGCATatggttattttttgttttgcttctcacAAATCAATTTAAATACTATTTGAAGAGTCAAGCaagatttctttccattttgccACAGACTGAGACTGCAAGAGAGATAAGCTCTCTAACCTTGAAACAAGGCTGGAGTTTATTAGCTTTGCTATTCTTGGCATCATCAGTGAATCACTGTGTAATCTCAGCCACAGACCCAGACCCTGCAAACACTTGTCTGCAACAGAGTTCCCTACACAGAGCTTTGAGCACAGATGTCAGACAAACCAAGgcttcagcttctctgggttCTCAGTTTCCTGCCTATGCCACCATGGAATTCTTTCCACCCTGTGCAGGGTGTTTTGAGCTGGgccttgtgg from Camarhynchus parvulus chromosome 6, STF_HiC, whole genome shotgun sequence harbors:
- the SFXN4 gene encoding sideroflexin-4; protein product: MDANLRFWRAEGQSFFQRFLLWADALDPLLLFKSSNEIQRTRLSILLNEKTLSEPIQNNQTKKAFLLSLSSVHPDTDKIIPVLFRPPAFMPITLPLVIVSSVQRHARHSFFWQFVFHTYTTAFTLVNGNGTPKAEEYSLPQKQLLLGLGAISYSACVGALPLVFMNRYALKNSLMQLVVRKLLPAPLLGLTSAFTVAMVRSPEFDNGIEVMDRNGKVIGVSKKAGEKAVMETALSRAVLFGTTFFLPEVLMYCLQRGRFVKNPRALGPVRMFVIMSVLAGMLPVSFSMFPQCGEIKRADLEPEILSSTEETEFFYNRGI